A segment of the Mangrovimonas sp. YM274 genome:
TTAGCAGTATTATCCGAGATTGGTTGTGTTTCACTTGTCATAGGAGTCTCTGTTTTTTCCTTGCATCCCAAAACGAGAAGAAGCGCTACTGCAAAATAACATAAACGACTGAAAATCATAACCAAAAAAGTATTTTAAAATGTATTTAATGTTGATAAAAGCAGCATTCCCTTTGCAGGTAATGTTACATTTCGATCCCAAACAATCTTTTCTTTAGAAAGGATATCGGTCATGGATTTCCCTTTAAGTCCCAATTGCTCAAAACGATCCAAGTCTATGGTTTGCTCGACATTATTCTTATTGATAATCAAAACCACTGTTTCCTCTCCCTGGCTTCTAGATAGCAAGTACACGCCATTATCAGGAGCAAAATGCAGGGTACTTCCGTCATGGATTGCCTTACTTTGCTTGCGATAATTCAATAGTGATTTTACAAACTGCTGCATGTCCTTCTTCTCAGCAGACAAACTTTTTCCTGTAAAGGCATTGACAGCATCAGTATCCCAACCCCCAGGAAAATCTGTTCTAATCAGTCCATGGTCGTGAGGTTTGGCTGTGTTTTGCATGAGTATTTCCGTACCGTAGTACATCTGCAGGGTGCGCGGCATCAAAGCCATATAACTTAGCGCCATTTTTGTATGGGGAATGTTTTCCTTTAACTGGGTAAACACACGATCCATATCATGATTGTCTGGAAATACCATTATGGATTTTGGATTGGTGTAGACAAAATCGTTGGCCAAACCTTCATACATCCTTACCAAACCTGTCCCCCATGTTTCTTCTTCATTCAAAGCTTTTACAATGGCTTCCTGCATAGGAAAATCCATCGTAGACTTTAAATGCGATTCGTAGCCTTGCTTATTGGGGGTTCCGGTTTGCCAATATCTTACCAACAAAGGATTGACACTCCACTCTTCTCCCACAATATTGAAATTAGGATATTCGGTCATGATGGCACCGGCCCATTTCCCCATAAATTCCTTATCGGGATATGGGTAGGTATCCTGTCTGATGCCTCCCAACTGAAGCGTTTCCACCCACCAAATGTTGTTTTGGATGATATAATTAGCCATGAAAGGGTTGCGCTGGTTCAAATCTGGCATAGCAGGTACAAACCAACCTTCGCTCATTTCTTTCTTATCAATAATAGAAGCGTACAAATCCTGATTGGTCGTACGTCTGTGATTGGAGTTTTTCACCTTTCCACTAGCCTCATAAGCCTCTTGTTGGTTCACCCAATCCTTAAAAGGTAAGTCCTTCATCCACCAATGGTAACTTCCACAATGGTTCGCCACCATGTCCATGATGAGTTTCATCCCCTTTTGAGATACTTGTTGCGAAAGTGTTTTGTAATCCTCCAAAGTTCCAAACCTTGGATCTACCTCATAAAAATCGGTAATAGCATAACCGTGATATGAAGATTCTGGCATATCGTTGGTCAACAAGGGCGTTGGCCAAATGGCTGTAAAGCCCATGCTTTCTATATAATCCAAATGCTGAATAATCCCTTCAATATCCCCTCCATGTCGACCATAATCGTTTTTACGATCGATGATTTTTTCATTCATATTGGCACGCACATCATTAGATGTGTCGCCATTGGCAAAGCGATCAGGCGTAATCAAGTAAATGGCATCACTGCTGTTGAAACCTTCAAATTGCTCCGAAGACTTGTCACGCTGTTTCAGTTCATAAGTGATGCGTTCTTTTTCCTTTCTGCCATTTTTAAAGACGATATCAAAACTCCCTGCTTTCACAGAAGGCGCTATGTTCAAATCGATAAACAAATAATTGGGGCTATCGGCTTTATGGACTTTAACAATGGAAATTCCCGAAGATTCCACACTTGGCGTAAGCTTGCCAACATCGTCCCCCTTCACCAATAGTTGCACAGATGGATTTTTAAAACCTACCCACCAGTTGGGTGGTTCCACCCTTTCAATTTGAGCGTTTGTAAATAGACTCAGCCCAAGAAAAGCACCACAAATAACCGTATGCTTTAGCCCTCCAAAATATATCCCCAACACTTGTTTCATAATTCTTATTTAATCTCTGTTATACTAATGGCAAAACCTCCTCCTGGAGCAGAATACTGCGACAATTTAGATTTACTGGTCACTTTTTTAGTCTTAATCGTGTAAGCCTGTGGGTTGGTTTTATAATGAGCATCCTTAGCATCGGCATAAATAGTGGCCAAATATTTTTTTCCATCTTCTAGAAAATCCAGTTTGATGTCAGCTGTTCTGCCGTCCACGCCGTTTACATTTCCAACAAACCAACTGCTACCCCCTTTTTCTTTTCTTGCAATGGTGATGTACTCTCCAGGCTCAGCCTCTAGATACACACTTTTCTCCCAATCTATAGCCACGTCTTTTATAAATTGAAAAGCATCCATAAACTGCTTGTAATGTTCTGGTAAATCGGCCGCCATTTGCAACGGACTGTACATGGTAACGTACAATGCCAATTGGTTGGCAATAGTACTATTGACATGCGATTGATTGGCAGGATTAAGCTTACTGATGTCCATTTCAAAAATACCTGGAGTATAATCCATCGGCCCTCCAATTAAACGCGTGAATGGTAAAATGGTCACATGGTTAGGTTTTGAACCTCCAAAAGCTTGGTATTCGGTTCCTCTTGCCGATTCGTTCCCAATTAAATTAGGCCATGTTCTGCAAACACCAGTTGGTCGTACTGCCTCATGAGCATTGATCATGATTTTATGTTCGGCTGCCTGCTCTAAAGCATATTGATAGTGGTTAACAATCCACTGGTTATAGTGGTTTTCGCCTCTTGGCAAAATATCTCCCACATAGCCACTTTTTACGGCAGTATAGCCATGGTCATTCATAAATTGATATGCCTGTTCCAAATGGCGCTCGTAGTTACGAACCGATCCTGAGGTTTCATGGTGCATGATCATTTCAACACCTTTGGATTTGGCATATTGATGAATGCCTTCCACATCAAAATCTGGATATGGGGTTACAAAATCGAAGACATAATCCTTGGACTTTCCAAACCAATCTTCCCAACCTTCGTTCCAACCTTCTACCAAAACGGCATCAAAACCATGTTCGGCAGCAAAATCAATATAATCTTTAACATGCTTCGTGTTGGCGGCATGGGTACCATTAGGCGTTGCTTTGGAAAAATCGGTTACGCCCAACTGTACTGCAGGGTAATCATTGGTGTAGGACCAAGAACTTTTACCCGTGATCATTTCCCACCAAACACCAATGTATTTCACGGGCTTAATCCATGAGGTATCCTCAATTTCACAAGGATCATTCAAGTTCAAGGTAATTCTTGACGCCAAAATATCCCTAGCATCATCGCTTACCATCACCGTACGCCAAGGCGTATTACAAGGGGCCTGCATATAGCCTTTGTCCCCATTGGCATCTGGCGTTAACCAAGATTCAAACACCAAGTTTTTGTCATCCAAATTCAAGTGCATACAGGAATAATTGATCAAGGCCGCTTCATGGATGTTGATATACAAACCGTCATCGGTTTTCATCATCAAAGCTGTTTGCACGCCTGTTTTAGAAAACTGTTCCTGCGAAGCATTTCCTGTTACAGCTGCATCAAACTTTCCTCTAATTTCCGACAATCTTGATTTGGTATAATCGTATTCTTGAGTATCATAATCTCCAGGAATCCAGAGTGCGATATGGTCTCCTGCCATTGCAAATTGGGTGCGCTCTTCCTTGATGACGAAATACACCAAATTTGGCTGCGACGGAAATTCATATCGAAAGCCCAAGCCCTCATCAAACAAACGAAAACGGATGCGCATAGTGCGATCCGTTTCGGTTTGTTTTAGCGTTACCGCCAATTCATTATAATGGTTTCTAATGGTTTGTTCTTCACCCCAAACAGGTGTCCAATTGTCATCAAAAGTTGCTGTTTCGGTATTTACAATTTCAAAGCCATTCAACAAGGAGGTTTTATCATCCTTGAGCTCCAAGCCCAAACTACTTGGTTTTACAACAGCCTTGTTTTTGTAGGACAATTGATAGGTTGGCGTGCCGTTCTGTTTTAACGAAAATTCCATTTCCAAAGCCCCATTTGGCGATTGTAGCACCTGTGCCCAAATCCCCTGAAAGGCCAAAAACAACACTAAAAATAATATACTAACTCTCTTCATCTTTTTTCCTTTAATACCGATTCTTTACTTTGTATTCCAAACTCTGGGCTATCCCAAAGTCGCTGTAGTTCCTTTTGTTACTGTAATTACTTGATCATTCACCAAAATGTCCAAAGCATCACCTGTTTCCAACTCAAAGCTTGTTTGCTTTTGAGACACATTCACTTTCAAAATTTGATGCCTGAAGTTCACTTTGAAAGAATAACTGGTCCATTCCTTTGGAATTTTTGGTTCGAAGAACAACTTGTCTTCCTTCACACGCATCCCTCCAAAACCTTCTACAATACTCATCCAAGTCCCTGCCATGGACGTAATGTGAAGTCCTTCGTGCACTTCCTTGTTATAATCATCCAAATCCAGACGCGATGTTCTCAAATAAAAGGTATAAGCCATTTCCATTTGATCCAATTTTGCAGCTTGAATGCTATGCACACATGGCGACAAGGAACTTTCGTGAACCGTAAATGGCTCGTAGAAATTAAAATGACGCTCCAATTCCTCAGTAGAAAAATGGTCTTCAAAAAAGTAGAACCCTTGTAAAGTGTCCGCCTGTTTTATATAAGGTGAACGCAAAATGCGATCCCAAGACCATTTTTGGTTGATTGGCCGTTCGGATTTATCCAAATCGGCAACCGTTATCAATTCCTTATCCAAGAAGCCATCCTGTTGCAAATACACTTGGTGCTCTTCGGAATATGGGAAATACATATTGCCAGACACATCTTTCCAAGCTTTTAGTTCCTCAGCTCCCAATTGGACTTTGTCCATGATTCTGGAATAATCTTCGGCATACTCGCCTTTTATTTTCTCAATGTTTTCCAAAGCATAATTGATACACCATTGGGCAATGTAATTGGTGTAGAAATTATTGTTGACATTGTTTTCGTATTCATTCGGACCTGTTACGCCCAAGATGACATATTTATTTTTCGCTGTTGAAAAGGTCGCGCGTTGATGCCAAAAACGGGCAATCCCTATCAATACTTCCAATCCTTTTTCTGGAATGTAACTGTAATCGCCAGTATACCTGTAGTAGTTAAAAATGGCAAAGGCAATGGCTCCGTTACGGTGAATTTCCTCAAAAGTGATTTCCCACTCATTATGACATTCTTCTCCATTCATGGTTACCATAGGATACAAAGCAGCTCCATTTGAAAAGCCCAATTTCTCAGAATTTTCAATGGCTTTATCCAAATGATGGTAACGGTATTCCAACAAGCTTCTTGCCACATTTTGATCTTTGGTAGCCATGTAGAACGGGATACAATAAGCTTCGGTATCCCAATAGGTACTACCGCCATATTTTTCACCGGTAAATCCTTTTGGTCCAATATTCAATCGTGCATCTTTCCCTAAATAAGTGTGGTTCAATTGCAGAATATTGAAACGGATTCCCTGTTGTGCTTTTACATCACCTTCTATGGTGATGTCGGCCATAGCCCAAATATTGGCCCAAGCCTCTTTTTGTTTTGCCAACAAACCTTCAAAACCTAAATTATAGGCCTCTTGCAAAGCACTTTTGGCTGCGGCCACTAAATGGGTTTTATCGTGATTTCTATCTACCACATAACCTCCCATTTTGTTGATAGTAAAGGTGTCTTTTGCCTTTACATCGGAAGTGTATTCAAAACTGATTCTGGTATCGTTTTGAGAAATGTTTGGGGTTAAAGCAAGTGCTTTACCATTTACCAAACATTGCGATTCCATAAACGTACAGGTATGGAATTGCGTTTTCATAGTGTGAGCCTCTATGAAGGCTTGTACACCATTGTGGGTAATGTTGGTAATGTTCCAAAATTTGTCATCCCAATTGGAATCTTCGTTGGTGATTCCTGCATCCAAATAAGGCTCAAAAACAATGGCCACATCTTTATTGAGTGGTGTCACCGAATAATTGATGGCGCCCACTTCATCTAAATCAAGACTTAAAAACCTTTTGGAAGCCACCTTTACCTCCACTCCATTTGGAAGTGTTGCCGTAAAGGATCTAGATAACCAACCTTCTTTCATGTTCAGTTCCCTAACAAAATCCTTCACTTCTGTACAAAGGTGCAAATCCAAAGCCTCGCCATCCACATACACGTTAATCCCTATCCAATTGGGAGCATTCAATACTTTGGCAAAATACTCTGGATAGCCATTTTTCCACCAGCCCACACGGGTTTTATCAGGATAATAAACCCCAGCGATATAGCTGCCTTGGAATGTTGGACCGGAGTACTGCTCTTCAAAGTTGGCACGTTGGCCCATGGCTCCATTTCCAATACTAAATAAACTCTCTGAGGATTTAACGCGATCTGGCTCAAACCCTTCCTCAATAATGGACCAATTGTCTGGTTTTATATAATCTTGATTCATTTTTCAATTAGTTCTTTAATAAAATCTGTTGAGATTTCTGTAAAATCATTAAATACATAATCGGCATCTCCCAATACCGTTTTATCTCCTATGCCTATGGCAATCATTTGGGCTGCCTTGGCCGCCTCGATTCCTGCCGACGCGTCTTCAAACACGATGCAGTGTTTAGGTTCTATTCCCAAAGCTTCCGCCCCTTTCAAAAACACTTCTGGATTTGGTTTTCCTTTTACCACATGGTTACCATCCACAATTTGATCGAACTTGGAAAGCAAATCGACCTTTTCCAAAATAACCGTGGCATTTTTACTGGCCGAGCCCAAGGCAATTCCCTGTTTATTCTCGATAAGGTAATTGAGCACTTTAGGAACATCCGGCAGAATTTCTGAAGCATTCATCTGCTCGATGTAGTTCAGGTAATCGGTATTTTTGGAATCCATAAGTTCCTTGAATTCTGCTTCGGAAACCGTCTTGTTGCCCCAAGCCAATATCTTTTCCAACGATTTTACACGACTCACACCTTTCAATTGTTCGTTTTGTGTTTCGGTAAAATCCACGCCAATACTATTGGCTAACTTTTTCCAAGCCAAAAAATGGTATTTTGCAGTGTCTACAATAACACCATCCAGGTCGAAAATAAATCCTTTCTTATTCATTTGCTGTTTCTATTATTTCATCCACATCCTTTACTCTTCTCACTAAAAGTGCCGCAATTAAAAAGCTCACTCCACTAGTTACCAAAGCCAACATGGCATTTTCGTTGTAAAAATATTTTACGATAGGTCCGCCTATAAAGGCATTAATAATTTGAGGGATTACGATAAAGAAGTTGAAAATCCCCATATACACTCCCATTTTTCTGGCTGGGATAGACCCCGCCAAAATAGCATAGGGCATTGCCAGGATACTGGCCCAAGCAATTCCTACGGCCACCATTGATAATATCAACCAATATTGATTTGGAGAGAAATACATGGATATTAAACCAATCCCTCCAATGATCAATGATATTACATGAGTTCGTTTTCTTCCAATTCTCGCCGCTATAACGGGTAAAAAGAAGGCAAAAATTGCAGAAACTAAATTGTACACTCCAAATAGCACGCCTACCCAATCACCAGCATTTTGATACGTTTCACTATGTGTATCGCTAACCGGCAAACCGTAGATATGATGTGCTAAAGCTGGGGTAGAAAACACCCACATTCCAAAAAGGCCGAACCAAGAGAAGAATTGCACCCAAGCCAGCTGCCTCATAGTTTGAGGCATTTTAGCAAAGTCTGTAAAAATATCCATTAAACTGGATTTTTCATCTTCAGGCACTTCTTCTTGATCTGACATTTGAGCCAACTCTTCAGGCGAATATTCTTTGGTCCTAAACACCGTAACAAGAACACTTACCACCAAAATAGCGGCTCCAATCCCAAAGGATAGTAATAAATTAAGAGGCACACCACCATCTTTTCCAGAATTGGAAACCCCGAAAAAGTTAGTAAGCACATAAGGCAACCATGAACCAACCACAGCACCTATACCTATTAAAACTGTTTGAATACTGAACCCTAAGGTTCTTTGATCTGTTCGAAGATTGTCTGCAACCAAAGCGCGAAACGGCTCCATGGCTACGTTAAAAGAAGCATCCATGATCATCAACATTCCAGCTCCCACCCATATGGCAGGCATAAATGCTGTGAACATATCTGCATTAGGCATTAAAACCAATCCTAGTGCCGCCAGCAAAGCCCCTACTAAAAAATAAGGTCGCCTTCGGCCCAATCTAGTCCAGGTTCTGTCGCTGTAATGCCCAATGATTGGTTGAACAATTAATCCGGTAAGAGGTGCCACAATCCAAAACCAGGACAAATGATGTACATCTGCTCCGAAAATCTGTAAAATTCTACTGGCATTGGCATTTTGCAGGGCAAACCCCATTTGAATTCCGAGAAACCCAAAACTCATGTTCCAGATTTCCCAAAAGCCTAATACACGCTTTTTCATTTAAATAGTACTTTTAATTGATACTATTTTGATAAGCGTTAACTTATCAAAACTTATAGGTGAGAAGTGAAAATATAAGTTTTGATCGGGTGTAAAGATAACAAAAAGTTCGTTACCTACGAGTTATCTTTTTTATTTGGTGGATTCTCGCTCTATTAATTCGGTTTCCAAAACCACTGTTTTACAGATCTCTTCCTCAGTTTCACCTTCCAATTTATCTATTAAAAGTTCTGCAGCCTTTTCTCCTATTTGCAAGGCATGCTGGCTTACAGTCGTCAAACTAGGCGTAGCATGCTTGGACAATACGCCATCGGTAAAACCTATGACCTGCAGGTCTTCAGGAATATTTTTATTAAGACGTCTCGCCACTTTCATTGCCGTAAGCGCATAGAGTTCGTTAACCGCAAAAATACCATCCAATTCAGGATTGTCCTTAAAGAGGTATTCAATCTCCCGTTCCAATTCCTCCAAGTGATCTTCAGAATCCAATTCCTCCACTATTTTCAAGATCAAACCAGATTCCGGTTCAAACTTATGCTCTTCCAAGGCCTCCAAATAACCTTGCGTTCTCAAACGCCCTACACTAACATAGTCTTTGGTGGTTATGATAGCAATATGCCTACAACCATTGGCGATTAATTTTTTAACGGCATTTTTTGACCCCTGAAAATCATCTACAATTACCTTATCACAGTCTACTTCATTTACTACTCTATCAAACATGACGATTGGCATTCCTTGCGCAATGGTTTCCTTAAAATGGTGGTAATCCTGCTGCAGCAAAGTTTCTTTGGAAATTGACAGAATAAACCCGTCAATACTGCCATTGGCCAACATTTCCATATTAATGACTTCCTTGTCAAAAGACTCGTTGGAAAGCCCTACAATAACATTGTACCCTCGCTTATTGGCCACTTTTTCTATCCCCATTATGACCTTGGAAAAAAAGTGGTGCACAATCTCCGGAATGATAATCCCAATGGTCTTCGTTTTCCTGTTTTTTAAGCTCAGGGCAATGTTGTTCGGTTTATAGTTATAGAGTTTCGCAAATGCTTGGATTTTTTCACGCGTGTCCTCACTAATTTCCTTACTGTTTCTGAGGGCTTTAGACACGGTTCCAATGGAAACCTCCAACTCTTTCGCAATCTGTTTTAGCGTAACCTTTCTTTTCATAAATTTTTCTTTTCCGGCAATAAATATACTCCTAAATTGATAATCTGTTAAATTCTTGGTGCCATATTCATTTATTTCATATTTTAAGCTAAAGTTTTCAACACGAAAACGTTTGCGCAACCCCTATAAAATGGATATCATAAAAATTGACATAAAATTTACCTAGTTTTATCATTGAGAAGTGAAAATATAACTAAATAAAGTTAACAAACTAATTCAAAAGTATTGTATGAAAACAACGCTAAATTACTTATTATTCCTGTGTTGCATGCTGCCTTCATTCCTGTTTGCGCAGTCCCAACTTTCAGGTGTAGTAACGGAAGAATCTTCATCCTTGCCACTACCTGGGGTAAATGTCATTATTAAGGGCACCACTTCGGGAACGGCAACCGATTTTGATGGGAATTACCAATTGAACGTCAATAATGGAGACGTTATTGTATTTTCCTATGTGGGGTATATTACCCAAGAAATCACTTACACAGGCCAAAGCACCTTAAACGTTAGTATGGTTGAGGATGCTGCCAAATTGGATGAAGTTGTAATTATTGGTTACGGTGCAGTAAAAAAAGATGACCTTACGGGAACTGCTGACATGGTAACTTCTGAAGACTTCAACAAAGGACCTATTGTATCCGCCCAGCAATTAATTACCGGTAAGGTAGCTGGGGTGTCCATTACATCTGGTAGTGGTGCACCTGGTGAAGGACAGGATATCCGTATTAGAGGTACAGGATCCCTATCCTTAAGCAGTAATCCTTTAATTGTAATAGACGGAATCCCTATCAATAACGATGCTGTTGGTGGTGCCAGAAACCCATTAAACCTGGTTAACCCTAACGACATTGAAAGCATGGTGGTTTTAAAAGATGCCTCTGCAACGGCCATTTATGGGTCTAGAGGGGGTAACGGGGTTATTTTGATTACCACTAAAAAAGGAAAGGACAACGATTTTAAATTCAATTTAAATTCTTCTACTACGCATCACACCTCAAATGCTACCGTAGACCTTCTTAATGCAGATCAATTTAGAGAAGTTGTTGCTAACCATCCTCGTGCCAATGAAGCCACATTGGCCCTGCTAGGTAATGCCAATACCGATTGGCAGGATGAAATTTATTCAAATGCTTTTGGTCAAGATCACAACTTTAGTGCTTTGGGAAGTGCTTGGGGAGTTCCAATGAGAGCCTCTTTAGGATATTCCGATCATGATGGTATCTTAAAAAGAGACAACTTTAAAAGAACCACGGGGTCCTTGAGTTTCACTCCTAAATTATTTGACGACCATCTTAAAATTGAGTTAAACGCTAAAGGACAGTACACTGAGAATTTCTTTGGAAACAGAGGCGCTATTGGCTCTGCCAACGTGTACGACCCTACGCAGCCTGTATACAATGCAGATGGCAGTTACTTTGATTGGGTAGACGGTACTGGTACACACATTAGTTTATCACCTATTAACCCGGTAGCTCAATTGAACTTGGTTGATGACACCTCTGAGGTTAGACGTTTCTTAGGAAATGCCAAAATGGACTATAAATTCCATTTCTTACCAGAATTAACAGCGACTGTTAATTTAGGGTTAGACAAATCCAATAGTGCTGGAAGAACAGTTACTTCAGAAGAATATCCTTCAACTGATCCAGATTGGATTGGTTCCAGAAATGAATATTCCCAAGAAAGAACAGACCAATTGCTAGATGCCTATTTGACATACAACAAGTCATTTAATGATGAGGCCCACAATTTAAATGTGGTAGCGGGATACTCCTACCAATCATTTGAATTTGATGGCTACAGCTATAGCAGTATCGATGAGCAAAACGCCATTGAAAACCCAGATGCCGATATTCAATTTGAATACATTGACAGAAGTAAAAGTGTATTGCTTTCTTATTTTGGTAGATTGAACTACGACTATAAAGGACGCTACTTATTAACTGCAACTTTTAGAGCAGATGCTTCTTCCAAACTTAATTCGAACGACAGATGGGGGTATTTCCCGTCAGCTGCTTTGGCTTGGAACCTTAAAAAAGAAGAATTCATGGAAGATAGTGGTGTCACCGAATTGAAACTTAGAGTTGGTTACGGAACCGTAGGTAACGTAAACGGTTTGGGAGACTACTTATTCTTAACTCGTTATACAGGAAGTAACTCTTTTGCAACCTATCTATTTGGAAATAATTACTATCCAACCTATAGACCGGATGCTATCAACAAAGATCTTAAATGGGAGGTTAGTGAAACCTTTAACGTTGGTTTGGACTATGGCTTTGCAGAGAACAGAATTAAAGGGTCTGT
Coding sequences within it:
- a CDS encoding glycoside hydrolase family 13 protein, with the translated sequence MKQVLGIYFGGLKHTVICGAFLGLSLFTNAQIERVEPPNWWVGFKNPSVQLLVKGDDVGKLTPSVESSGISIVKVHKADSPNYLFIDLNIAPSVKAGSFDIVFKNGRKEKERITYELKQRDKSSEQFEGFNSSDAIYLITPDRFANGDTSNDVRANMNEKIIDRKNDYGRHGGDIEGIIQHLDYIESMGFTAIWPTPLLTNDMPESSYHGYAITDFYEVDPRFGTLEDYKTLSQQVSQKGMKLIMDMVANHCGSYHWWMKDLPFKDWVNQQEAYEASGKVKNSNHRRTTNQDLYASIIDKKEMSEGWFVPAMPDLNQRNPFMANYIIQNNIWWVETLQLGGIRQDTYPYPDKEFMGKWAGAIMTEYPNFNIVGEEWSVNPLLVRYWQTGTPNKQGYESHLKSTMDFPMQEAIVKALNEEETWGTGLVRMYEGLANDFVYTNPKSIMVFPDNHDMDRVFTQLKENIPHTKMALSYMALMPRTLQMYYGTEILMQNTAKPHDHGLIRTDFPGGWDTDAVNAFTGKSLSAEKKDMQQFVKSLLNYRKQSKAIHDGSTLHFAPDNGVYLLSRSQGEETVVLIINKNNVEQTIDLDRFEQLGLKGKSMTDILSKEKIVWDRNVTLPAKGMLLLSTLNTF
- a CDS encoding glycoside hydrolase family 97 protein, coding for MKRVSILFLVLFLAFQGIWAQVLQSPNGALEMEFSLKQNGTPTYQLSYKNKAVVKPSSLGLELKDDKTSLLNGFEIVNTETATFDDNWTPVWGEEQTIRNHYNELAVTLKQTETDRTMRIRFRLFDEGLGFRYEFPSQPNLVYFVIKEERTQFAMAGDHIALWIPGDYDTQEYDYTKSRLSEIRGKFDAAVTGNASQEQFSKTGVQTALMMKTDDGLYINIHEAALINYSCMHLNLDDKNLVFESWLTPDANGDKGYMQAPCNTPWRTVMVSDDARDILASRITLNLNDPCEIEDTSWIKPVKYIGVWWEMITGKSSWSYTNDYPAVQLGVTDFSKATPNGTHAANTKHVKDYIDFAAEHGFDAVLVEGWNEGWEDWFGKSKDYVFDFVTPYPDFDVEGIHQYAKSKGVEMIMHHETSGSVRNYERHLEQAYQFMNDHGYTAVKSGYVGDILPRGENHYNQWIVNHYQYALEQAAEHKIMINAHEAVRPTGVCRTWPNLIGNESARGTEYQAFGGSKPNHVTILPFTRLIGGPMDYTPGIFEMDISKLNPANQSHVNSTIANQLALYVTMYSPLQMAADLPEHYKQFMDAFQFIKDVAIDWEKSVYLEAEPGEYITIARKEKGGSSWFVGNVNGVDGRTADIKLDFLEDGKKYLATIYADAKDAHYKTNPQAYTIKTKKVTSKSKLSQYSAPGGGFAISITEIK
- a CDS encoding glycoside hydrolase family 65 protein, whose translation is MNQDYIKPDNWSIIEEGFEPDRVKSSESLFSIGNGAMGQRANFEEQYSGPTFQGSYIAGVYYPDKTRVGWWKNGYPEYFAKVLNAPNWIGINVYVDGEALDLHLCTEVKDFVRELNMKEGWLSRSFTATLPNGVEVKVASKRFLSLDLDEVGAINYSVTPLNKDVAIVFEPYLDAGITNEDSNWDDKFWNITNITHNGVQAFIEAHTMKTQFHTCTFMESQCLVNGKALALTPNISQNDTRISFEYTSDVKAKDTFTINKMGGYVVDRNHDKTHLVAAAKSALQEAYNLGFEGLLAKQKEAWANIWAMADITIEGDVKAQQGIRFNILQLNHTYLGKDARLNIGPKGFTGEKYGGSTYWDTEAYCIPFYMATKDQNVARSLLEYRYHHLDKAIENSEKLGFSNGAALYPMVTMNGEECHNEWEITFEEIHRNGAIAFAIFNYYRYTGDYSYIPEKGLEVLIGIARFWHQRATFSTAKNKYVILGVTGPNEYENNVNNNFYTNYIAQWCINYALENIEKIKGEYAEDYSRIMDKVQLGAEELKAWKDVSGNMYFPYSEEHQVYLQQDGFLDKELITVADLDKSERPINQKWSWDRILRSPYIKQADTLQGFYFFEDHFSTEELERHFNFYEPFTVHESSLSPCVHSIQAAKLDQMEMAYTFYLRTSRLDLDDYNKEVHEGLHITSMAGTWMSIVEGFGGMRVKEDKLFFEPKIPKEWTSYSFKVNFRHQILKVNVSQKQTSFELETGDALDILVNDQVITVTKGTTATLG
- the pgmB gene encoding beta-phosphoglucomutase; translation: MNKKGFIFDLDGVIVDTAKYHFLAWKKLANSIGVDFTETQNEQLKGVSRVKSLEKILAWGNKTVSEAEFKELMDSKNTDYLNYIEQMNASEILPDVPKVLNYLIENKQGIALGSASKNATVILEKVDLLSKFDQIVDGNHVVKGKPNPEVFLKGAEALGIEPKHCIVFEDASAGIEAAKAAQMIAIGIGDKTVLGDADYVFNDFTEISTDFIKELIEK
- a CDS encoding MFS transporter — encoded protein: MKKRVLGFWEIWNMSFGFLGIQMGFALQNANASRILQIFGADVHHLSWFWIVAPLTGLIVQPIIGHYSDRTWTRLGRRRPYFLVGALLAALGLVLMPNADMFTAFMPAIWVGAGMLMIMDASFNVAMEPFRALVADNLRTDQRTLGFSIQTVLIGIGAVVGSWLPYVLTNFFGVSNSGKDGGVPLNLLLSFGIGAAILVVSVLVTVFRTKEYSPEELAQMSDQEEVPEDEKSSLMDIFTDFAKMPQTMRQLAWVQFFSWFGLFGMWVFSTPALAHHIYGLPVSDTHSETYQNAGDWVGVLFGVYNLVSAIFAFFLPVIAARIGRKRTHVISLIIGGIGLISMYFSPNQYWLILSMVAVGIAWASILAMPYAILAGSIPARKMGVYMGIFNFFIVIPQIINAFIGGPIVKYFYNENAMLALVTSGVSFLIAALLVRRVKDVDEIIETANE
- a CDS encoding LacI family DNA-binding transcriptional regulator, which codes for MKRKVTLKQIAKELEVSIGTVSKALRNSKEISEDTREKIQAFAKLYNYKPNNIALSLKNRKTKTIGIIIPEIVHHFFSKVIMGIEKVANKRGYNVIVGLSNESFDKEVINMEMLANGSIDGFILSISKETLLQQDYHHFKETIAQGMPIVMFDRVVNEVDCDKVIVDDFQGSKNAVKKLIANGCRHIAIITTKDYVSVGRLRTQGYLEALEEHKFEPESGLILKIVEELDSEDHLEELEREIEYLFKDNPELDGIFAVNELYALTAMKVARRLNKNIPEDLQVIGFTDGVLSKHATPSLTTVSQHALQIGEKAAELLIDKLEGETEEEICKTVVLETELIERESTK